The Anaerolineales bacterium sequence AGTGGGTGGAGGCCCCCTCGGGCCAGCACGTTGATCTGATCTATCGGGACTCCGGGGAGGCCGAGGATCAACTCGAGCGGGTTCTGAGACTACACCCGGCATCGGTCGGCTTCTACACCTGCATCTAGCACAACCGGCGGTACTCGACGATCCTCGCCTACCGCGAGCAGTGGCTGGGCAGGCTGCAGCGGGATGCGCAAGCACCCTATCCCGATCAGCGGGTGGCATCGATCCTGGCCAAGAATCACCCTATCCCGCGGGAATCGGCCTCGACCTACAGAGTTCAACTGGCATCTGCAGCCGCGCCCGCTGACGGGTGAGCGTGAATCCAGGGTGTGGCAGCCGTCCTGGCCAGCACCTTTGACATCCTGTTCGCTGTGAACCGCCAGCTGCATCCAGGCGAGAAGGGACTGATCGAACACGTCGAGAGGCACTGCATCCATCAGCCTCGGCGGATGAACGAGCACGCGCAGGGGCGGCTGACGTCGGCGGGTCCGGGCGAAGGGGTGCTTGATTCGCTCGACGACTTGGTCGACGGCCGATATGAACTGCACCGCTGACTGCATCTGTCGTGATGCCAGGCGGGCGCCCAAAGGGTTGTGCGAGAGATGGGATACCACTTCAGCACCACCGTTGGCTTGTCCTTCGAAGCAGCCTTGGACAAGGTACAGGCAGGGTTGCCGCGCGAAGGATTCGGCTTGCTGAGCGAGATCGACGTGCAGGCGACCCTGAAGAGGAAGCTCGATGCGGGCTTGCGTCCAAGGCAGATTCTGGGCGCCCGAAATCTGCCTCTCGCCCAGAAAGGTCTCCACCAGGAACGGAGGATTGGCGCCAGGCCTCCCTGCCGCGTCGTGGTCCAGCGGGTGGAGGCAGGGGTAGAGGTGGCGGCGTCGGACCCGGTAGTCTCGATGGCGGGCATCGACAATCCTGAGCCGCGCGGGCACGCCTCGGTTGGCTGCTACCGGTCAGTAGCGGGACGGTGGTAGAGTCATGCCCGGTGCTGATTTCCATGCCCGCCTCGGGTTGCGGGAGCAAGACGTATGAATGTGGAACAGATCGCCCAGCAGATTGTCAGCGCTCTCGAGGAGCTGAACCAGCAGCTGCCGGCTGAGGCCCGAATTGAGCCCTCGCCCTCGGCGGCGCTGCTCGCGCCCGCGGGGAAACTCGATTCGCTTGGATTGGTGAATCTGATCCTGCTCGTCGAAGAGCGGATGGCCCGCGACCTCTCCGTGGAGATCTCCCTGACCGAGGATCAGACCCTGGCGCAGCCAGAGGCTGTCTTCCGGGACGTTCAAAGTCTTGCGAACCATATCCTGGGGCTGGTCGAGCAGCGGGCAGCCAGCGCCGGAGCGACAGGATGAGAAGTGAGCCTGCGATTCCGGGCCTGATCATCTCCGACTTCAACGCCCAGAACCTGGCTGGCTTTCTCAACAACACCCCCGAGCCTCCCACCTTGGCTGTCAGCGTCGTTCCCTTCGGGCAGGTCATGCAAACCCTGACGGACGAGTCGATGGTCTGTTGGCAGGCCAAGCCCGAGGTGGTGATCATTTGGACCCGGCCGCAGGCGGTCCTGGCCACTATCCAGGGGTTACTGGACAACAGCCGGCCCCCGCTCCAGGCGTTGCCGGCCGAAGTGGACGCGTTCACAGACGCGGTGCGGGCCG is a genomic window containing:
- a CDS encoding DUF302 domain-containing protein: MGYHFSTTVGLSFEAALDKVQAGLPREGFGLLSEIDVQATLKRKLDAGLRPRQILGARNLPLAQKGLHQERRIGARPPCRVVVQRVEAGVEVAASDPVVSMAGIDNPEPRGHASVGCYRSVAGRW